A DNA window from Deltaproteobacteria bacterium contains the following coding sequences:
- the uvrA gene encoding excinuclease ABC subunit UvrA produces the protein MEPQKIFIKGARQHNLKGIDVEIPRNQLVVITGLSGSGKSSLAFDTLYAEGQRRYVESLSSYARQFLEQMGKPDVDSIEGLSPAISIEQKTVSRNPRSTVGTITEIYDYLRLLFARIGHPHCYSCGKPIAAQTVSQMVDQIQQMKEGTKIHILAPVVRGRKGEYHKELAQFKAQGFVRVKVDGQTYELDEEIKIDKKRKHEIDLFIDRLIVRSKMDQRLADSLETALRYGEGLAKVEALGGEAVLFSERFACPDCGISYPEISPQMFSFNSPIGACGECNGLGTKMYFDPELIVPNKELSIREGAIVPWEGRSSEFYWSMLETLASHYQFDLRTPFGKLPEEIQKIILSGSEEEKLRFSYLFDEKKEFYWSNYEGVIPNLERRYKETDSDWVREDIERFMNIRPCPICNGSRLKKESLAIKVGGLSIHKITQHSVKKCLAWFQELKISAKEAEIASRILKEIRERLSFMANVGLDYLALDRTSGTLSGGEGQRIRLATQIGSSLVGVMYILDEPSIGLHQRDNDRLLSTLKRLRDLGNTVIVVEHDEATIMQSEHVIDMGPGAGIHGGYVVASGTPKEICKHPKSLTGKYLSGRIQIPVPRTRRKGNGKKLNLVGANGNNLKNLTVSFPLGLLIGVTGVSGSGKSTLINDTLYKNLAQRLYGSKEPAGQLKEIQGLDNIDKVINIDQSPIGRTPRSNAATYTGIFTMIRDLFSELPEARARGYKAGRFSFNIKGGRCESCQGDGIIRIEMHFLPDVYVECEVCRGKRFNRETLEVLYKGKSIADVLSLTVDQAAQFFENIPAIKSKLSTLSEVGLDYIQLGQSGTTFSGGEAQRIKLARELSKRSTGRTLYILDEPTTGLHFADIQKLLDVLSQFVNQGNTVVVIEHNLDVIKSTDHLIDLGPEGGDGGGEIVAVGTPEEIAANRRSFTGQYLKKILENSPAKKANVA, from the coding sequence TTGGAACCGCAAAAGATCTTCATTAAGGGAGCCCGCCAGCATAATTTGAAGGGGATTGATGTTGAGATCCCCCGCAACCAGCTCGTTGTCATCACGGGGCTCTCCGGCTCCGGTAAATCATCACTGGCCTTTGATACCCTGTACGCCGAAGGGCAGCGCCGCTATGTTGAGTCGCTCTCCTCATACGCCCGGCAATTTCTGGAGCAGATGGGAAAGCCGGACGTTGATTCGATTGAAGGACTTTCTCCCGCCATTTCGATCGAGCAAAAAACCGTCTCCAGAAATCCCCGATCGACCGTAGGAACAATCACGGAGATCTATGACTATTTAAGACTCCTCTTTGCTAGGATCGGTCATCCCCACTGCTATTCCTGCGGCAAACCGATCGCCGCCCAAACCGTTTCACAGATGGTCGACCAGATTCAGCAGATGAAAGAGGGGACCAAAATTCACATCCTGGCTCCCGTCGTCCGAGGCCGTAAAGGTGAATACCATAAGGAGTTGGCCCAGTTTAAGGCACAGGGATTTGTTCGGGTAAAAGTTGATGGTCAGACCTATGAGCTCGATGAAGAGATCAAGATCGATAAAAAGAGAAAACATGAGATCGACCTTTTCATCGATCGCCTGATCGTCCGCAGCAAGATGGATCAGCGGCTGGCCGACTCCCTCGAAACAGCCCTTCGATACGGGGAAGGGCTCGCCAAGGTTGAGGCGCTAGGCGGTGAAGCAGTCCTGTTTTCCGAGCGTTTCGCCTGCCCCGATTGCGGAATTTCCTACCCGGAAATCTCTCCCCAGATGTTTTCCTTCAACAGCCCGATTGGCGCCTGCGGTGAATGCAACGGTCTTGGCACAAAAATGTATTTTGACCCCGAACTGATCGTACCCAACAAGGAACTATCGATCCGTGAGGGGGCGATTGTCCCCTGGGAGGGTCGCTCCTCCGAGTTCTACTGGAGCATGCTGGAGACATTAGCCTCCCACTACCAGTTTGACCTGCGAACCCCATTCGGGAAGCTCCCTGAAGAAATACAAAAAATCATCCTGTCCGGATCGGAAGAGGAGAAACTGCGCTTCTCTTATCTTTTCGACGAGAAGAAGGAATTTTACTGGAGTAATTACGAGGGCGTTATCCCGAATCTGGAACGTCGCTACAAGGAGACCGATTCCGACTGGGTTCGCGAGGATATTGAACGCTTCATGAACATCCGTCCGTGTCCCATCTGCAACGGATCACGCCTCAAAAAGGAGAGCCTTGCGATCAAGGTGGGCGGACTTTCAATCCACAAGATTACTCAGCACTCAGTCAAAAAGTGCCTCGCCTGGTTTCAGGAACTGAAGATCTCCGCGAAGGAGGCGGAAATCGCCTCAAGAATTCTGAAGGAGATCCGGGAACGTCTCAGTTTTATGGCGAACGTTGGGCTTGATTATCTTGCCCTCGATCGCACCTCGGGAACCCTTTCAGGCGGCGAAGGACAGCGGATTCGCCTCGCCACACAGATCGGTTCTTCGCTCGTCGGGGTCATGTATATTCTCGACGAACCGTCGATCGGTCTGCACCAAAGGGATAATGATCGCCTGTTATCGACCTTGAAACGCCTCCGCGATCTTGGAAATACGGTGATTGTTGTTGAACATGATGAGGCGACGATCATGCAATCGGAGCATGTCATCGACATGGGACCCGGAGCCGGTATCCATGGCGGTTACGTGGTAGCCAGTGGCACACCAAAGGAGATCTGCAAACATCCGAAGTCCCTCACCGGCAAGTATCTGTCGGGGAGGATCCAGATTCCCGTTCCACGAACACGACGCAAGGGGAACGGAAAGAAGCTCAATCTCGTCGGCGCGAACGGAAACAACCTTAAAAATCTGACTGTCTCTTTTCCCTTAGGCTTATTGATCGGTGTCACAGGGGTCTCCGGCTCCGGCAAGAGCACACTGATCAATGACACGCTCTATAAGAACCTTGCCCAGCGGCTGTACGGGTCCAAGGAGCCTGCGGGGCAGCTTAAAGAGATTCAAGGGTTGGACAATATCGATAAGGTCATCAACATCGATCAATCGCCGATCGGTCGAACGCCTCGGTCCAATGCCGCCACCTACACCGGAATTTTTACCATGATTCGGGATCTTTTCTCCGAACTACCAGAGGCCAGGGCACGTGGCTACAAGGCAGGACGATTCTCCTTCAATATTAAAGGGGGGCGGTGTGAATCGTGTCAGGGGGATGGCATCATCCGGATCGAGATGCACTTTCTCCCCGATGTCTACGTCGAATGCGAGGTCTGTCGGGGTAAGCGATTCAATCGTGAAACCCTCGAGGTTCTTTACAAGGGGAAGTCTATTGCAGATGTTCTCTCTTTGACAGTGGATCAGGCCGCGCAATTCTTCGAGAACATCCCCGCCATCAAGAGTAAACTCTCGACCCTTTCGGAGGTTGGATTGGACTACATTCAACTGGGGCAGTCAGGAACCACATTCTCCGGCGGCGAGGCCCAGCGGATTAAACTGGCCCGCGAACTCTCCAAGAGGAGCACCGGCAGAACCCTTTATATTCTGGATGAACCAACCACGGGGCTTCATTTTGCGGACATCCAGAAGCTGCTCGATGTGCTCAGTCAGTTTGTGAATCAGGGAAATACCGTTGTTGTCATTGAGCATAATCTGGATGTGATCAAATCGACTGATCACCTCATTGATCTCGGTCCGGAAGGGGGAGACGGCGGTGGCGAGATCGTCGCGGTCGGAACCCCTGAAGAGATTGCCGCCAATCGCCGCTCCTTTACCGGTCAGTACTTGAAAAAAATTCTGGAAAATAGCCCAGCCAAAAAGGCGAATGTTGCCTAA